One genomic region from Streptomyces sp. NBC_00457 encodes:
- a CDS encoding glycosyltransferase family 2 protein, which produces MKLTSVVISHNVADYLPDCLGSLRRNTGPDIEYVFVDDHSTDGSRALLEQAVARIPNSRLVVHPQNRGASAARNTGIDEARGAYVTFLDGDDWLAPGYYPRLAEACTRLDTDFVRVDHLRAQGKRRTLQRAPESRRGVPIPSVEGIGEENRETMADYVNAWSGGFRTGLRDSGLLYFDTSLRTCEDRLWNWRLHLHTRTFAVVGLAGLFYRRDVGGSLTSVGDDRQLDFLPASQRIIEEALAHCTDRGVHRKAVRTLLGLTHFHLKRTDRLDKRVARQFPGRYRALAASLPQDLLREVLDGMDEQRRSDLTALYRPRKTACP; this is translated from the coding sequence ATGAAACTCACCTCCGTGGTCATCAGCCACAACGTCGCCGACTATCTCCCCGACTGCCTGGGCTCGCTGCGCCGGAACACCGGCCCGGACATCGAGTACGTCTTCGTCGACGACCACTCCACCGACGGCTCCCGCGCCCTGCTGGAGCAGGCCGTCGCCCGCATCCCCAACAGCCGGCTCGTCGTCCACCCGCAGAACCGGGGCGCTTCCGCCGCCCGCAACACCGGGATCGACGAGGCACGCGGCGCGTACGTCACCTTCCTCGACGGCGACGACTGGCTGGCGCCCGGCTACTACCCCCGGCTCGCCGAGGCCTGCACCCGGCTCGACACCGACTTCGTCCGCGTCGACCATCTGCGCGCCCAGGGCAAGAGGCGCACGCTGCAGAGGGCACCGGAGAGCAGGCGCGGGGTGCCGATCCCGTCGGTCGAGGGCATCGGCGAGGAGAACCGGGAGACCATGGCGGACTACGTCAACGCGTGGTCGGGCGGCTTCCGCACCGGGCTGCGGGACAGCGGGCTGCTGTACTTCGACACCTCGCTCAGGACCTGCGAGGACCGGCTGTGGAACTGGCGGCTGCATCTGCACACCCGGACGTTCGCGGTGGTGGGCCTCGCCGGGCTCTTCTACCGCAGGGACGTCGGCGGCTCCCTCACCAGCGTCGGTGACGACCGGCAGCTCGACTTCCTCCCGGCCTCGCAGCGGATCATCGAGGAGGCCCTCGCCCACTGCACGGACCGCGGCGTGCACCGCAAGGCCGTACGCACCCTGCTCGGCCTCACGCACTTCCACCTCAAGCGGACCGACCGGCTCGACAAGCGGGTGGCCAGACAGTTCCCCGGGCGGTACCGGGCGCTGGCCGCGTCCCTGCCGCAGGACCTGCTCCGCGAAGTCCTCGACGGCATGGACGAGCAGCGCAGATCCGACCTGACCGCCCTCTACCGTCCGAGGAAGACCGCGTGCCCCTGA
- the ligD gene encoding non-homologous end-joining DNA ligase, giving the protein MAPMTEVEGRRVALSNLEKVLYPAAGFTKGEVLHYYATVADVLLPHLRDRPVSFLRYPDGPDGQLFFTKNVPPGTPEWVTTAEVPRMEGPARMVLVQDLASLMWAANLVTEFHTPQWLIGAPGEADRLVFDLDPGAPATVVECCQVALWLRDRLAADGIEAWPKTSGAKGLHLLAAVRSASSEQVSEYAKELAVEAERALPRLVVHRMTKSLRPGKVFVDWSQNAARKTTATPYTLRARAQPLVSAPVTWEEVEQCAGPGQLAFTAADLDPRLQDFGDLLAPLLDSAHAGLVPS; this is encoded by the coding sequence ATGGCGCCCATGACCGAAGTAGAAGGGCGGCGGGTCGCGCTCAGCAATCTGGAGAAGGTGCTGTATCCGGCCGCCGGGTTCACCAAGGGCGAGGTACTGCACTACTACGCGACCGTCGCCGACGTGCTGTTGCCGCATCTACGGGACCGGCCGGTGTCGTTTCTGCGGTATCCCGACGGGCCCGACGGGCAGCTGTTCTTCACCAAGAACGTGCCGCCGGGTACGCCGGAGTGGGTCACCACCGCCGAGGTGCCGAGGATGGAGGGGCCGGCGCGGATGGTGCTCGTACAGGATCTGGCGAGTCTGATGTGGGCCGCCAATCTGGTGACCGAGTTCCACACCCCGCAGTGGCTGATCGGGGCGCCCGGCGAGGCGGACCGGCTGGTGTTCGACCTCGATCCGGGGGCGCCGGCGACGGTCGTGGAGTGCTGTCAGGTCGCCCTGTGGCTGCGGGACCGGCTCGCGGCGGACGGGATCGAGGCCTGGCCGAAGACGTCCGGGGCGAAAGGGCTGCATCTGCTGGCCGCCGTGCGGTCCGCGTCGTCCGAGCAGGTCAGCGAGTACGCCAAGGAACTCGCCGTGGAGGCGGAGCGGGCGCTACCGCGGCTGGTCGTGCACCGGATGACGAAGAGCCTGCGGCCCGGGAAGGTGTTCGTCGACTGGAGCCAGAACGCTGCGCGGAAGACGACGGCGACCCCGTACACCCTGCGGGCGCGGGCTCAGCCGTTGGTGTCGGCGCCGGTGACGTGGGAGGAGGTCGAGCAGTGTGCGGGGCCGGGGCAGCTGGCGTTCACGGCGGCGGATCTTGATCCTCGGCTGCAGGACTTTGGGGATTTGCTGGCGCCGTTGCTCGATTCTGCCCACGCCGGTCTTGTGCCGTCGTGA
- a CDS encoding nuclease-related domain-containing protein — MSRLRVIPTWRHGQERLYVCLTDGRNIAWYDREAARVNLLSDDHREGVLEALGPFLTGPVTVGPPPVPTPAELARLTLHPDDDLAPNRPGEALHIALDRDPGPAHRLRPDPRRRALAAEQAVGEALERLDGAGWHALHSIPLPGGDRVHHLAIGPGGLFAVHTVYARKTRVLIADPMVTLGRREARPLLRRARTDADRASYALTAEVHPLLAVAGPADVQITAPLREVRVFQDTELGGLARLGGVLKPADVEALHAMARDRHTWDRV, encoded by the coding sequence ATGAGCCGACTGCGCGTCATACCGACCTGGCGGCACGGCCAGGAGCGGCTGTATGTATGCCTCACGGACGGGCGGAACATCGCCTGGTACGACAGGGAGGCGGCCCGGGTCAACCTGCTGAGCGACGACCACAGAGAGGGCGTACTCGAAGCCCTCGGACCGTTCCTGACCGGCCCCGTCACCGTCGGCCCGCCCCCGGTGCCGACCCCCGCGGAGCTGGCCCGCCTCACCCTCCACCCGGACGACGACCTGGCGCCCAACCGCCCCGGCGAGGCCCTCCACATCGCCCTGGACCGGGACCCCGGACCGGCTCACCGGCTGCGCCCCGACCCGCGCCGCCGGGCGCTGGCCGCCGAGCAGGCGGTGGGGGAGGCCCTGGAGCGGCTGGACGGCGCGGGCTGGCACGCCCTGCACTCGATCCCGCTGCCCGGCGGCGACCGCGTCCACCACCTGGCGATCGGCCCCGGCGGACTCTTCGCCGTCCACACCGTCTACGCCCGCAAGACGCGGGTCCTGATCGCCGACCCCATGGTCACCCTGGGCCGCCGCGAAGCCCGCCCCCTCCTCCGCCGCGCCCGCACCGACGCCGACCGCGCCTCCTACGCCCTGACCGCCGAGGTCCACCCCCTCCTCGCCGTGGCCGGCCCCGCGGATGTCCAGATCACCGCCCCTCTCCGCGAAGTACGAGTCTTCCAGGACACAGAACTAGGAGGCCTGGCCCGCCTGGGCGGCGTACTCAAACCGGCGGACGTGGAGGCGTTGCACGCGATGGCCAGGGACCGCCACACATGGGACCGGGTCTGA
- a CDS encoding protein-tyrosine phosphatase family protein produces MRTRGNQPDVPAPDSPWSEIVPGLWMGGHEFRGGSGQVEFVVVHDEFDLVQTLLRLPGHGPDPGVEHQVWPIPDGPLDGTQLAGVMRLAQAASEALDDGRSVLVRCYHGYNRSGLVIAHTLIRRGCSAEEAIRLIRAHRSPWALHNELFVAYLRAGLSTARLLEELAE; encoded by the coding sequence TTGCGGACCCGCGGGAACCAGCCCGACGTACCTGCTCCGGACAGCCCGTGGAGCGAGATCGTGCCCGGCCTGTGGATGGGCGGGCACGAGTTCAGGGGCGGCTCGGGGCAGGTGGAATTCGTCGTCGTCCATGATGAGTTCGATCTCGTGCAGACGCTCCTCCGGCTGCCGGGGCACGGGCCGGACCCGGGGGTCGAGCACCAGGTGTGGCCGATTCCGGACGGACCGCTGGACGGCACGCAGCTCGCGGGCGTGATGCGGCTCGCGCAGGCCGCGAGCGAGGCGCTGGACGACGGCCGCAGCGTCCTCGTCCGCTGCTACCACGGCTACAACCGCTCCGGCCTTGTCATCGCGCACACCTTGATCCGGCGGGGCTGCTCCGCCGAGGAGGCGATCCGGCTGATCCGCGCCCATCGCTCGCCCTGGGCACTGCACAATGAGCTGTTCGTCGCGTACCTGCGGGCGGGACTGTCGACGGCCCGGCTGCTGGAGGAGCTGGCCGAATGA
- a CDS encoding ATP-binding protein, with product MRLGLPRWSGTLAVKAAVFITVMCCTLAALLGVLVHVSVSNQTVEQARDLALSRLDEATTAFEAGDRLMPGVGVDPDGLPASLRELAVAGERGTMVADHEGRPTMWAAGPADGRRALAVRVDYAQQARTIDDLGRAIIWSSGLAIGVTLLVGAFAVTRVTRRLHTTAQVARQISGGDLDARVDDPRTKDPTRPQDEVAAVAAALDSMAASLQGKLLSEQRFTADVAHELRTPLTGLHAAAELLPPGRPTELVRDRVAALRTLTEDLLEISRLDTGRERLELDTEQLGALAERVVRAAGNDAEVEVRVVRDARVETDRRRLERVLGNLVANAHRHGRPPVVLTVNGPAVSVRDHGDGYPEYLLVHGPQRFRTEGGSRGHGLGLTIALGQAEVLGARLTFANAADGGAVATLVLR from the coding sequence GTGAGGCTGGGGCTCCCCCGCTGGTCCGGGACGCTCGCTGTGAAGGCGGCCGTGTTCATCACGGTGATGTGCTGCACGCTGGCCGCGCTGCTCGGTGTCCTGGTCCATGTGTCCGTGTCGAACCAGACGGTCGAGCAGGCCCGTGACCTCGCGCTGTCCCGGCTGGACGAGGCGACCACCGCGTTCGAGGCCGGGGACAGGCTGATGCCGGGCGTGGGCGTCGACCCGGACGGGCTGCCCGCCTCGCTGCGGGAGCTGGCGGTCGCCGGTGAGCGGGGCACGATGGTCGCCGACCACGAGGGCCGCCCGACGATGTGGGCGGCGGGCCCGGCCGACGGCCGCCGGGCGCTTGCCGTGCGGGTCGACTACGCGCAGCAGGCGCGCACCATCGACGACCTCGGCCGGGCGATCATCTGGTCCTCGGGGCTGGCGATCGGGGTGACGCTGCTGGTGGGCGCGTTCGCGGTGACCCGGGTGACGCGGCGGCTGCACACGACCGCGCAGGTGGCCCGGCAGATCAGCGGCGGTGACCTGGACGCACGCGTCGACGACCCCCGCACGAAGGATCCGACCCGCCCGCAGGACGAGGTGGCCGCGGTCGCCGCCGCGCTGGACTCCATGGCGGCGTCGTTGCAGGGCAAGCTGCTGAGCGAGCAGCGGTTCACCGCGGACGTGGCGCATGAGCTGCGCACGCCGCTCACTGGATTGCATGCCGCCGCGGAACTGCTCCCTCCGGGGCGGCCGACGGAGCTCGTGCGGGACCGGGTGGCCGCGCTGCGGACGCTGACCGAGGACCTGCTGGAGATCTCCCGGCTCGACACCGGGCGGGAGCGGCTCGAGCTGGACACCGAGCAGTTGGGGGCGCTGGCGGAGCGGGTGGTGCGGGCGGCCGGGAACGACGCGGAGGTCGAGGTCAGGGTCGTCCGGGATGCCCGGGTGGAGACGGATCGGCGGCGTCTGGAGCGGGTGCTGGGGAATCTGGTCGCCAACGCACATCGGCATGGGCGGCCGCCGGTCGTTCTCACGGTGAACGGTCCGGCCGTCAGCGTTCGGGATCATGGGGACGGTTATCCGGAGTATCTGCTCGTGCATGGGCCGCAGCGGTTTCGTACGGAGGGTGGGAGCAGGGGGCATGGGCTGGGGCTGACGATCGCGTTGGGGCAGGCGGAGGTGTTGGGGGCGCGGTTGACGTTTGCGAATGCGGCGGACGGTGGCGCCGTCGCCACTCTTGTCTTGCGGTAG
- a CDS encoding SH3 domain-containing protein: MSLRTRLTRRLAMTAAVVALAGATAVTPAVADDEWGSGGDSEFSNGDSSFGGDDGFEEFGGQGAYRDPRRYRGVVTADRLILRSAPTRGSRPIRAVHRGDVVSIFCKTPGQSVQGNPLWYLLTDGTWAWGAARFIDNIGPAPRWC, from the coding sequence ATGTCTCTGCGCACCCGTCTCACTCGCCGTCTCGCCATGACTGCTGCTGTCGTCGCGCTCGCCGGCGCGACCGCCGTCACACCCGCCGTCGCGGACGACGAATGGGGCAGCGGTGGGGACTCGGAGTTCAGCAACGGCGACTCGAGCTTCGGGGGCGACGATGGATTCGAGGAGTTCGGTGGCCAGGGCGCTTATCGCGATCCGCGCCGCTACCGGGGTGTCGTCACCGCCGACCGGTTGATCCTGCGCAGTGCGCCGACTCGTGGCAGTCGGCCGATCCGTGCGGTCCACCGCGGCGATGTCGTGTCCATCTTCTGCAAGACGCCCGGGCAGAGCGTGCAGGGCAACCCGCTCTGGTATCTCCTCACGGACGGCACCTGGGCGTGGGGTGCGGCGCGGTTCATCGACAACATCGGGCCTGCGCCGCGCTGGTGCTGA
- a CDS encoding FtsW/RodA/SpoVE family cell cycle protein — translation MSKAGTTLEAATDRSTPVVRLPRRRGIELALIVVAVLLSVYGYCAVGLAKNGSVPPGAAGYGAGLGVLALLAHCAVRLRAPYADPLLLPIGVLLNGLGLVLIYRLDLETPGDRAAPTQLVWSTLGVGLFIFVVLLLRDHRVLQRYAYVCVVAALALLTLPIFFPAVNGARIWIRIAGFSIQPGEFAKVLLAVFFAAYLAANRNALRYAGRRIWRLQLPTGRVLGPIVAIWLLSVGVLVLERDLGTSLLFFGLFVVLLYVATGRTGWIAVGLLLAALGAVAVGWLEPHVHSRIEDWLHPFASIEAGQGANQLAQSLFAFAAGGVLGTGLGLGHSILIGFAAKSDFILATAGEELGLAGLSAIFLLYGLLVERGYRAGLLLRDPFGRLLAVGLASIVALQVFVIAGGVTGLIPLTGMAMPFLAQGGSSVVTNWAIVALLVRVSDSARRQYDGQVAP, via the coding sequence ATGAGCAAGGCCGGAACCACCTTGGAAGCAGCGACGGACCGCTCCACGCCCGTCGTACGCCTCCCCCGGCGCCGTGGCATCGAACTCGCCCTCATCGTCGTCGCCGTACTCCTGTCGGTGTACGGCTACTGCGCTGTGGGCCTGGCGAAGAACGGCTCGGTCCCGCCCGGCGCGGCCGGTTACGGCGCCGGTCTGGGCGTGCTGGCGTTGCTGGCGCACTGTGCGGTGCGCCTGCGGGCCCCGTACGCGGACCCGCTTCTGCTGCCGATCGGCGTGCTGCTCAACGGGCTGGGCCTGGTGCTGATCTACCGGCTCGACCTGGAGACGCCGGGCGACCGGGCGGCGCCCACTCAACTGGTGTGGTCGACGCTGGGCGTGGGGTTGTTCATCTTCGTCGTACTGCTGCTGCGCGACCACCGGGTGCTCCAGCGCTATGCGTACGTGTGTGTCGTGGCCGCCCTCGCCCTGCTCACCCTGCCGATCTTCTTCCCGGCGGTGAACGGCGCCCGGATCTGGATCCGGATCGCGGGATTCTCCATCCAGCCGGGCGAGTTCGCGAAGGTGCTGCTCGCGGTGTTCTTCGCCGCGTATCTCGCCGCCAACCGCAACGCGCTGCGCTACGCCGGCCGCCGCATCTGGCGCCTTCAGCTGCCGACCGGGCGGGTCCTCGGCCCGATCGTCGCGATCTGGCTGCTGAGCGTCGGGGTGCTGGTGCTGGAGCGCGACCTGGGGACGTCGCTGCTGTTCTTCGGTCTGTTCGTGGTCCTGCTGTACGTCGCCACCGGCCGCACCGGCTGGATCGCCGTCGGCCTGCTGCTGGCCGCGCTCGGTGCCGTGGCCGTCGGCTGGCTGGAGCCGCATGTGCACAGCAGGATCGAGGACTGGCTGCATCCGTTCGCGTCGATCGAGGCGGGCCAGGGCGCCAACCAGCTGGCCCAGTCCCTGTTCGCGTTCGCGGCGGGCGGTGTGCTCGGCACCGGTCTGGGGCTCGGTCACTCCATCCTGATCGGCTTCGCCGCCAAGTCGGACTTCATCCTGGCGACGGCGGGCGAGGAACTGGGGCTGGCCGGTCTGTCCGCGATCTTTCTGCTGTACGGCCTTCTCGTGGAGCGCGGCTACCGGGCGGGCCTGCTCCTGCGTGACCCGTTCGGCCGGCTCCTGGCGGTCGGTCTCGCCTCGATCGTGGCGCTCCAGGTGTTCGTCATCGCGGGCGGGGTGACCGGGCTGATCCCGCTGACCGGCATGGCGATGCCGTTCCTGGCGCAGGGCGGCTCGTCGGTGGTCACCAACTGGGCGATCGTGGCGCTGCTGGTCCGGGTGAGCGACTCGGCACGGCGGCAGTACGACGGGCAGGTCGCCCCATGA
- a CDS encoding penicillin-binding transpeptidase domain-containing protein, protein MTRYIRLAAVFCALLLVALLVNAARIQVFQAQSYDDNPANRRQNIARYGQPRGDILADGARLTGSVDTGEQLRYERTYAHGPMYAPVTGFASQEYGTTLLEHAEDDLLSGTDPMLSPFPLWNDLTRSQNAGGDVVTTIEPAAQAAAYTGLGGRKGAVAAIEPATGRILALVSTPSYDPAVLSGNGPAAKRSWERLNGDRDKPMLNRAVRQTYPPGSTFKVVTAAAALDAGVLKDLDEPTDSPDPYTLPGTTTSLTNEADGCRDASLREAFVWSCNTVFARLGVRVGVADMARTAEAVGFNDTEVKIPFSVAPSTFDTSVDRAQLALSSIGQYNTRATPLQMAMVAAAVANGGQVRSPHLVERTTRASGATLATAGARPLRRMMHPSTAVRMKELMADVVTEGTGRRAAIRGATVGGKTGTAQHGVDNSGMPYAWFVSWAQADGDLEPKVAVAVVVEDASARRGEISGGGDAAPIARSVMRAVLNS, encoded by the coding sequence ATGACCCGGTACATCAGGCTCGCCGCGGTGTTCTGCGCCCTGCTGCTCGTGGCGCTGCTGGTGAACGCCGCCCGCATCCAGGTCTTCCAGGCCCAGTCCTACGACGACAATCCGGCCAACCGCCGCCAGAACATCGCCCGTTACGGCCAGCCGCGCGGCGACATCCTGGCCGACGGCGCCCGGCTCACCGGCTCGGTGGACACGGGTGAGCAGCTCCGTTACGAGCGGACGTACGCGCACGGCCCGATGTACGCGCCCGTCACGGGCTTCGCCTCGCAGGAGTACGGCACGACGCTCCTGGAACACGCCGAGGACGACCTCCTGTCCGGCACGGACCCGATGCTCTCGCCGTTCCCGCTGTGGAACGACCTCACGCGGTCGCAGAACGCGGGCGGCGACGTCGTGACGACCATCGAACCGGCCGCGCAGGCGGCGGCGTACACCGGGCTCGGCGGACGCAAGGGCGCGGTGGCGGCCATCGAGCCGGCGACGGGGCGGATCCTGGCGCTGGTGTCCACGCCGTCGTACGACCCCGCCGTCCTGTCCGGGAACGGGCCGGCGGCGAAGCGGTCCTGGGAGCGGCTGAACGGCGACCGGGACAAGCCGATGCTCAACCGGGCGGTGCGGCAGACGTATCCGCCGGGCTCCACCTTCAAGGTGGTGACCGCGGCGGCGGCGCTGGACGCCGGTGTGCTGAAGGATCTGGACGAGCCGACGGACTCACCCGACCCGTACACCCTGCCCGGGACGACGACCTCGCTGACGAACGAGGCCGACGGCTGCCGGGACGCCTCGCTGCGGGAGGCGTTCGTGTGGTCGTGCAACACGGTGTTCGCGAGGCTGGGCGTGCGGGTGGGTGTGGCGGACATGGCGCGGACGGCGGAGGCCGTCGGCTTCAACGACACCGAGGTGAAGATCCCCTTCTCGGTGGCGCCGAGCACCTTCGACACGTCGGTGGACAGGGCGCAGCTCGCGCTGTCGTCGATCGGGCAGTACAACACGCGGGCCACGCCCCTGCAGATGGCGATGGTCGCGGCGGCCGTCGCGAACGGCGGGCAGGTGCGGTCGCCGCACCTGGTCGAGCGGACCACCCGGGCGAGCGGGGCGACGCTGGCGACGGCCGGGGCGCGTCCGCTGCGGCGGATGATGCACCCGTCGACCGCCGTCCGCATGAAGGAGCTGATGGCCGACGTGGTCACGGAGGGCACCGGCCGGCGAGCCGCCATCCGCGGTGCCACCGTAGGCGGCAAGACCGGCACCGCCCAGCACGGCGTCGACAACTCCGGGATGCCGTACGCCTGGTTCGTCTCCTGGGCGCAGGCCGACGGCGACCTGGAACCGAAGGTGGCGGTCGCCGTGGTGGTGGAGGACGCGTCGGCGCGGCGGGGCGAGATCAGCGGGGGCGGGGACGCGGCACCGATCGCGCGGTCGGTGATGCGGGCGGTGCTGAACTCGTAG
- a CDS encoding DUF3291 domain-containing protein: MTTADIAYELAEVNIARLKFPLDSPELKDFVDALDPVNADADAADGFVWRLQSDAGDATDIQVFGDEWLIINMSVWRDADALTAYMYQGRHREMLARRREWFERVEEAMTAMWWVPAGHRPTVAEAESRLLQLRTNGPTPYAFTLRTSFPPEGAQPVALEVPNDLGCPA, from the coding sequence ATGACGACTGCCGACATCGCGTACGAACTCGCCGAGGTCAACATCGCCCGCCTCAAGTTCCCCCTGGACTCCCCGGAGTTGAAGGACTTCGTCGACGCGCTCGACCCGGTCAACGCGGATGCGGACGCCGCTGACGGATTCGTCTGGCGGCTCCAGTCGGACGCCGGCGACGCGACCGACATCCAGGTCTTCGGCGACGAGTGGCTGATCATCAACATGTCGGTGTGGCGGGACGCCGACGCGCTGACCGCGTACATGTACCAGGGCCGGCACCGGGAGATGCTCGCGCGTCGGCGGGAGTGGTTCGAGCGGGTCGAGGAGGCGATGACGGCGATGTGGTGGGTTCCGGCGGGCCACCGGCCCACGGTCGCCGAGGCCGAGTCCCGCCTGCTGCAGCTGCGCACGAACGGGCCGACGCCGTATGCGTTCACTCTCCGCACGTCGTTCCCCCCGGAGGGGGCGCAGCCGGTGGCCCTGGAGGTCCCGAACGACCTCGGATGCCCGGCCTAG
- a CDS encoding ferritin-like domain-containing protein: MPTEDLYAMDPGDSLWQVPATGAARFSWEYDDGRDRLLALYQKGKDKQWDGQKRIDWDLEVDPYDALGTPDESISLYGTPYWAKMTDRDKGELRRHLASWQFSQFLHGEQGAMICAARIVESVPDLDAKFYSATQTMDEARHAEIYGRFLHEKIGLLYPINDNLQSLLGDTLRDSRWDMPYLGMQVLIEGLALAAFGMIRDTTDKPLPKQILAYVMQDEARHVAFGRMALRDYYRQLSDAELREREEFVIEGCYLMRDRLRGVEVLENFGIPKAEAEEYSERSEFLALFRQLLFSRIVPCVKDIGLWGKRLQQAYVDMGVFEMGDSNLDLLMAQDEEIAEKLDAERFATEENDRVAEVRQAIDLGATDS; this comes from the coding sequence ATGCCGACTGAAGACCTGTACGCCATGGACCCGGGAGACTCCCTCTGGCAGGTGCCGGCGACCGGCGCCGCCCGCTTCAGCTGGGAGTACGACGACGGGCGCGACCGCCTCCTCGCCCTCTACCAGAAGGGCAAGGACAAGCAGTGGGACGGACAGAAGCGGATCGACTGGGACCTGGAGGTCGACCCGTACGACGCGCTCGGCACACCCGACGAGTCGATCAGCCTCTACGGCACCCCGTACTGGGCGAAGATGACGGACCGCGACAAAGGCGAACTGCGCCGGCACCTCGCGTCCTGGCAGTTCAGCCAGTTTCTGCACGGTGAGCAGGGCGCGATGATCTGCGCGGCCCGGATCGTCGAGTCGGTCCCCGACCTGGACGCGAAGTTCTACTCGGCGACCCAGACGATGGACGAGGCCCGGCACGCCGAGATCTACGGCCGTTTCCTGCACGAGAAGATCGGCCTGCTCTACCCGATCAACGACAACCTCCAGTCTCTGCTGGGCGACACGCTGCGCGACTCACGCTGGGACATGCCGTACCTCGGCATGCAGGTGCTCATCGAGGGCCTCGCGCTCGCCGCCTTCGGCATGATCCGCGACACGACGGACAAGCCCCTGCCGAAGCAGATCCTGGCCTACGTCATGCAGGACGAGGCCCGGCACGTGGCCTTCGGCCGGATGGCGCTGCGCGACTACTACCGGCAGCTCAGCGACGCCGAACTGCGCGAACGCGAGGAGTTCGTCATCGAGGGCTGCTATCTCATGCGCGACCGGCTGCGGGGCGTCGAGGTGCTGGAGAACTTCGGCATCCCGAAAGCGGAGGCCGAGGAGTACAGCGAACGGTCCGAATTCCTCGCCCTCTTCCGCCAGTTGCTCTTCTCCCGCATCGTCCCCTGCGTCAAGGACATCGGCCTGTGGGGCAAGCGCCTCCAACAGGCCTACGTCGACATGGGCGTCTTCGAGATGGGCGACTCCAACCTGGACCTGCTGATGGCCCAGGACGAGGAAATAGCGGAGAAGCTGGACGCGGAACGGTTCGCGACGGAGGAAAACGACCGGGTGGCGGAAGTGCGGCAGGCCATCGACCTGGGGGCAACCGATTCCTAG
- a CDS encoding AurF N-oxygenase family protein gives MTTVTEADALDGLRDALGLLKDREQVAERLLASSLKHSFDPDKELDWDAPFEEGKWFWPPELVSLYDTPMWKRMSEEQRILLSQHEAAALASLGIWFEIILMQLLTRHIYDKAATSAHVRYALTEIEDECRHSKMFARMITHGGTPWYPVSRVHQNLGRLFKTISTTPGSFTATLLGEEVLDWMQRLTFPDERVQPLIRGVTRIHVVEEARHVRYAREELRRQMMTAPKWSQEFTRVTSGEFARVFSVAFVNPEVYTNVGLDKREAMAQVKASGHRREIMQTGAKRLTDFLDDIGVMRGVGRRLWKASGLLA, from the coding sequence ATGACGACCGTGACCGAAGCCGACGCGCTCGACGGGCTGCGCGATGCGCTCGGCCTGCTCAAGGACCGGGAGCAGGTGGCAGAGCGGTTGCTCGCCTCGTCTCTCAAGCACTCCTTCGACCCCGACAAGGAACTGGACTGGGACGCGCCCTTCGAGGAGGGCAAGTGGTTCTGGCCGCCGGAACTGGTGTCCCTCTACGACACCCCGATGTGGAAGCGGATGAGCGAGGAGCAGCGGATCCTGCTCTCCCAGCACGAGGCCGCCGCGCTCGCCTCCCTCGGGATCTGGTTCGAGATCATCCTGATGCAGTTGCTCACCCGGCACATCTACGACAAGGCGGCGACGAGCGCGCATGTGCGCTACGCGCTGACCGAGATCGAGGACGAGTGCCGGCACTCGAAGATGTTCGCCCGCATGATCACCCACGGCGGCACACCGTGGTACCCCGTGAGCCGCGTCCACCAGAACCTCGGCCGCCTGTTCAAGACGATCTCCACCACCCCCGGCTCCTTCACCGCGACCCTCCTCGGCGAGGAAGTCCTCGACTGGATGCAGCGGCTGACCTTCCCGGACGAGCGGGTACAGCCCCTTATCCGGGGCGTGACGCGAATCCACGTGGTGGAGGAGGCACGTCATGTGCGGTACGCGCGTGAAGAGCTGCGCCGCCAGATGATGACCGCCCCGAAGTGGTCCCAGGAGTTCACCCGGGTCACCTCCGGAGAGTTCGCCCGGGTGTTCTCGGTGGCCTTCGTGAATCCCGAGGTCTACACGAACGTAGGCCTGGACAAACGGGAGGCCATGGCCCAGGTGAAGGCCAGCGGCCACCGCCGAGAGATCATGCAGACGGGCGCGAAGCGCCTGACGGACTTCTTGGACGACATAGGGGTGATGCGGGGGGTGGGCCGACGCCTATGGAAGGCATCGGGCCTCCTGGCATAG